A single Mastomys coucha isolate ucsf_1 chromosome X, UCSF_Mcou_1, whole genome shotgun sequence DNA region contains:
- the Pou3f4 gene encoding POU domain, class 3, transcription factor 4, producing the protein MATAASNPYSILSSSSLVHADSAGMQQGSPFRNPQKLLQSDYLQGVPSNGHPLGHHWVTSLSDGGPWSSTLATSPLDQQDVKPGREDLQLGAIIHHRSPHVAHHSPHTNHPNAWGASPAPNSSITSSGQPLNVYSQPGFSVSGMLEHGGLTPPPAAASTQSLHPVLREPPDHGELGSHHCQDHSDEETPTSDELEQFAKQFKQRRIKLGFTQADVGLALGTLYGNVFSQTTICRFEALQLSFKNMCKLKPLLNKWLEEADSSTGSPTSIDKIAAQGRKRKKRTSIEVSVKGVLETHFLKCPKPAAQEISSLADSLQLEKEVVRVWFCNRRQKEKRMTPPGDQQPHEVYSHTVKTDASCHDL; encoded by the coding sequence ATGGCCACAGCTGCCTCGAATCCCTACAGCATTCTCAGTTCCAGCTCCCTCGTCCATGCGGACTCCGCGGGCATGCAGCAGGGAAGTCCTTTTCGCAATCCTCAGAAACTTCTCCAAAGTGACTACTTGCAGGGAGTTCCCAGCAATGGGCATCCCCTCGGGCATCACTGGGTGACCAGTCTGAGCGATGGGGGCCCGTGGTCCTCCACATTGGCCACCAGCCCCCTGGACCAGCAGGACGTGAAGCCGGGACGTGAAGATCTGCAACTGGGCGCAATCATCCATCACCGCTCGCCGCACGTAGCCCACCACTCGCCCCACACTAACCATCCGAACGCCTGGGGAGCGAGCCCGGCTCCAAACTCGTCCATCACGTCCAGCGGCCAACCTCTCAATGTGTACTCGCAGCCAGGCTTCTCGGTGAGCGGTATGCTGGAGCACGGGGGACTCACTCCACCACCAGCGGCTGCCTCCACACAGAGCCTGCATCCAGTGCTCCGGGAGCCTCCAGACCATGGTGAGCTGGGCTCGCACCACTGCCAGGACCACTCCGATGAAGAGACTCCAACCTCTGATGAGTTGGAACAGTTCGCCAAACAATTCAAACAAAGAAGAATCAAGTTGGGTTTCACGCAAGCCGACGTGGGGCTGGCACTGGGCACCCTGTATGGCAACGTGTTCTCGCAGACTACCATCTGTAGGTTCGAGGCCTTGCAACTGAGCTTCAAGAACATGTGCAAGCTGAAACCGCTGCTAAATAAGTGGCTGGAGGAGGCTGATTCATCCACAGGAAGCCCGACCAGCATTGACAAGATCGCCGCTCAGGGCCGCAAACGCAAGAAGCGAACCTCCATCGAGGTGAGTGTCAAGGGCGTACTGGAAACGCATTTCCTCAAGTGTCCCAAGCCTGCAGCGCAGGAGATCTCCTCGCTGGCAGACAGTCTCCAGTTGGAGAAAGAAGTGGTGCGTGTCTGGTTCTGtaacagaagacaaaaagaaaaaagaatgactcCGCCAGGGGATCAGCAgccacatgaggtttattcgcaCACGGTGAAGACAGACGCGTCCTGCCACGATCTCTGA